GGTGATCTTTGGTTTCGTACATACGTGCGTGATCGTGCTCTTGGTTCGCCATCGCCAGGACTACCTGCGTTTTTATGTGAAAGGGGTTGTCGACGGGGTCCGTGGTCGCTCCGGACCTTGCTCGCAGCGGAGTTCACGTTGACAGCGTGGCCCGAAGCCCGAGTCGCCGTTCTCCTGGCCGCGCATCAGGGTCGAATATGGCTGCCTGACCAGATCCAGTCGATCCTGGACCAGATCGGGGTTAGCGTCACGATCCTGATAAGTGTGGATCAGTCCACCGATGGTACCGAGGCATACGTCGACCACGCGGCGTTACAGCATTCCAATATCCGTATCCTGCCGCATGGGCTGAAATCCGGGACCGCCGCAGCCAATTTCTTCAGACTGATACGCGAACTTGATCCTGAAGGCTTCGACTACGTCGCATTCGCCGATCAGGATGATCTCTGGGATCAGGACAAGCTGGATCGGGCTATCGGTCAGCTTCGGCTACGGGGGGCGGATGGGTATTCAGGCAACGTCACTGCCTTTTGGCCGGATGGCCGCGAAAAGCTGATAAACAAGGCCCAGGCGCAGCGGCGCTGGGATTTCCTCTTCGAGGCCGCCGGTCCAGGCTGCACCTACGTCATGTCGCGGCACCTGTTCGAAGCGCTGCAGAGCTTCGTTTCGACTCGTACGGGAGCGCTTGGCTCGGTCTACCTGCACGACTGGTTCTGCTATGCGTTCGCTCGGGCCAACGGGTTTTCGTGGTGGATAGATCCCGAACCGAAGATGCAGTATCGCCAGCACCAGAACAACCTCGTGGGTGTGAACCAGGGCTGGAAAGCCAGAATGGGCAGGTTTCGCCACGTATCCAGCGGCTGGTGGCTCGATCAGGCGCGAACGATTGCACGCTTGCTGGGACTGGAAAGCTCCGCTTTCGTGCGCTCCTGGATCGATCCGAACAAGCGTAGCGGCTATCTGGTTCTGGTGTTGAATGCCCGTAATTGCAGACGCAAAGCGATCGACGCTTTCTTCATGAGTATGATGGTGCTCCTGCTGGCGATACATCCGCCGTCATACGAAACGGATTAGAATATTTGACCCAGACGAGCTTCTGGAGAAGGGCTCCGTTTGATGGAAGAAAGGATGCAGGTACTTGGACGAATCGACACTAGAGGTGATTGGCTCCCACGTCGCGGTTTAGTGGGGTCTTGTGGGAACTAACAACCCTCGCGAGGTTCAACATTGGTCAGATTGAGCCTTGAGTTTCGCCCCCTGGCGTCTAGTTTTGGCACTCATCAAGGCATGGAAATTCGCTCATCAATACATGGAGTTCATGTGAAGGTTACTAAAGCCGTTCTTCCCGTCGCAGGTCTTGGCACTCGCTTCCTACCGGCCAGCAAGGCTATCCCGAAGGAAATGGTCACCGTCGTCGACAAGCCTGTCATCCAGTACGTCGTCGAAGAAGCCCTCGCCGCAGGCATCAATGAAATCATCCTGGTTACCCACTCAAGCAAAAAAGCCATCGAAGACCACTTCGACGTGCATTACGAGCTCGAAGCCGAGCTCGATCGCCGTGGCAAGCACGAACTGCTGGAAGTCCTCCGTGCAACAGCGCCGTCCAACCTGAAGGTCACCGCAGTGCGTCAAGGCAAGGCGCTGGGCCTCGGTCATGCAGTCAACTGCGCACGCTCTGTGGTGGGTGACGAGCCGTTCGCAGTGATGCTGCCGGACGTACTGGTCGAACAGCAGGGCGCGAAAGTCGATCTTGGTATGATGACCGAGCGTTTCGAGCAGTCCGGACGCGCACAGATCATGGTGGAGCCGGTCCCCTATGACTTGGTCAGCCAGTATGGCGTCGTGGATGTATCCGGTGTGGATTTGCAGGCTGGCGAAGGCACCGCGATGCATCGCGTCGTGGAAAAGCCGCCGCGTGAAGAGGCGCCGTCCAATCTGTCGATCGTTGGCCGCTATGTCCTGCCGGCACGTATCTTCGAATTGCTGGATGAAACACAGCCCGGCGCAGGCAACGAAATCCAGTTGACCGATGCCATTGCTGCGCTGATGAAAGAGCAAGGGGCAGATGCCTTCCGTATTGCCGGCCGCTCGTACGACTGTGGCAGCAAACTCGGTTACCTTGAAGCGACAGTCGCTTATGGCGTCAAACATCCCAAACTCGGTGAGGGATTTCGGGACATTCTAAAGCAATACACCTGAGGGTCGCGCATGTTCATCGATGTGTATGGAGACACGTTGTGCGCTTTGGTGAGTGCCGCTGCCCTGGCCTCTACC
The nucleotide sequence above comes from Halopseudomonas xinjiangensis. Encoded proteins:
- a CDS encoding glycosyltransferase, translated to MTAWPEARVAVLLAAHQGRIWLPDQIQSILDQIGVSVTILISVDQSTDGTEAYVDHAALQHSNIRILPHGLKSGTAAANFFRLIRELDPEGFDYVAFADQDDLWDQDKLDRAIGQLRLRGADGYSGNVTAFWPDGREKLINKAQAQRRWDFLFEAAGPGCTYVMSRHLFEALQSFVSTRTGALGSVYLHDWFCYAFARANGFSWWIDPEPKMQYRQHQNNLVGVNQGWKARMGRFRHVSSGWWLDQARTIARLLGLESSAFVRSWIDPNKRSGYLVLVLNARNCRRKAIDAFFMSMMVLLLAIHPPSYETD
- the galU gene encoding UTP--glucose-1-phosphate uridylyltransferase GalU: MKVTKAVLPVAGLGTRFLPASKAIPKEMVTVVDKPVIQYVVEEALAAGINEIILVTHSSKKAIEDHFDVHYELEAELDRRGKHELLEVLRATAPSNLKVTAVRQGKALGLGHAVNCARSVVGDEPFAVMLPDVLVEQQGAKVDLGMMTERFEQSGRAQIMVEPVPYDLVSQYGVVDVSGVDLQAGEGTAMHRVVEKPPREEAPSNLSIVGRYVLPARIFELLDETQPGAGNEIQLTDAIAALMKEQGADAFRIAGRSYDCGSKLGYLEATVAYGVKHPKLGEGFRDILKQYT